Proteins encoded by one window of Emticicia oligotrophica DSM 17448:
- a CDS encoding AAA domain-containing protein translates to MQKLLKTYLRRLTNLTSRNRSLLLLSLPQEQFIDLHQLDFLDNKPSFEFINQLIAQKTQIPLCDLMDSRMEKVNETSKILRKIARTEAFIEQERGSEDLYVGYPFIKGKLTDGTVVRCPLLFFPVSLSNNGKKWILEKRDENISFNRSFLLAYSHFNQVKINDEFLETSFDDFSKESLVFRTQLYELLKESPIEINFNQDNFSEQLTDFQKTTKADLEQLELNGELKLFPQAVLGIFPQAGSYLVPDYEQLLTTPIPNEETFFISTDEKNATNPSLSLAEEFKFLPFSVDASQEAAISRVKAGQSLVVQGPPGTGKSQLIANLIADFTSRGKKVLVVCQKRVALDTVFQRLQKADLTDFVALIHDFKNDRKALFEKITNQIEQVDNYQKKNKSLDAIFLERNFAHTSRRIDKLSEELQNFKNALFDESICGISVKELYLTSKTTNPYIDLAQKYKVFHFNELADFESRLKRCFQYENKLQSSKDYDFWASRVSFANFTFTDIPKIKNAIDEVVDFQAKNFSSYSVLELNQFDENIVKQFSELFISQEVIHIFEVIKKEKKPLSNRQFDLNKINYELSELAKNHWIETFLPYELLFAKKIQVEQAFAASKSGLSWFSWKMFSKDKREVEALLYQNRLSLQSHDLEVLIQKINNRIAFENIREKLAKKTIDIDPKDDFASINEHLEDYILADKAYALYTTHEYLQTDTFSLEFYQKLIGLIIETKQKLPQWRVFLNDIQLSQLQAGFRPDLNNFQLFDYLQEADSLKNSFGHTELEIIEQLKPFAETANEVFQNSLRLAWMEHIEKLYPILRSVSSLKMEQMEVELQEAVIQKQALSQEIVLLKLREQTYKDLIINRLQNVVSYRELLHQTTKKRKLWSVRKLLENYSDELFKLIPCWMASPESVSAMFELKEGLFDLVIFDEASQCFAEYGIPAIFRGKQVVIAGDSKQLQPNDLYQIRYEEDLSDEPILEIDSLLDLASQYLPQVLLMGHYRSKSLDLIGFSNQHFYKNTLNLLPHYQEINKKEPAIQFVKVNGIWEKNTNEQEAIKVVELIKNFQQTTVTKSIGVVTFNHRQADLIDTIAWKNQVDMHQVLVKNIENIQGDEFDIVIFSVGYAPDTSGRLLMNFGSLNQIGGENRLNVAVTRARENIYVISSILPAQLNVENAQNEGPKLLKKYLSYALAISNGEFLHQSILPNKFRLDWFLKEQLKKRNNQYISELPFADLTVKKENGTYESLILTDDDLYFEGISPKESHAYLPINLQAKGWKFERLWSRNFVEK, encoded by the coding sequence ATGCAAAAACTCCTTAAAACATACCTTCGTCGGCTTACCAATCTTACCTCTCGCAATAGGTCGCTTTTATTGCTTAGTTTACCACAAGAGCAATTTATTGATTTACACCAACTCGATTTTTTAGATAATAAACCTTCATTTGAATTCATCAATCAACTGATTGCTCAAAAAACGCAGATTCCGCTATGCGATTTGATGGATAGCAGAATGGAAAAAGTAAACGAAACAAGTAAGATTTTAAGGAAAATTGCCCGTACAGAAGCATTTATCGAGCAAGAAAGAGGATCTGAAGATTTGTACGTAGGTTATCCATTTATCAAAGGGAAACTCACAGATGGAACCGTTGTGAGGTGCCCACTTTTATTTTTTCCAGTGAGCCTTAGCAACAATGGCAAAAAATGGATACTCGAAAAGCGTGATGAAAATATTAGTTTCAATCGGAGTTTTTTGTTGGCTTATTCACATTTTAATCAAGTAAAAATTAATGATGAATTTCTCGAAACCTCATTCGATGATTTCAGCAAAGAAAGCCTTGTTTTCAGAACGCAACTCTATGAATTATTAAAGGAAAGCCCTATTGAGATTAATTTTAATCAAGATAATTTCTCCGAACAACTCACAGATTTTCAAAAAACTACCAAAGCTGATTTAGAACAACTCGAACTCAACGGCGAACTCAAGCTTTTTCCACAGGCAGTTTTGGGTATTTTCCCACAAGCTGGCTCCTATTTAGTTCCTGATTATGAACAATTATTGACAACCCCTATTCCCAACGAAGAAACATTCTTTATTTCTACTGATGAAAAAAATGCAACTAACCCTTCTTTATCATTAGCAGAAGAGTTTAAATTCTTGCCTTTTTCGGTGGATGCCTCGCAAGAAGCGGCGATTAGTCGGGTAAAAGCAGGACAATCTTTAGTTGTCCAAGGCCCTCCCGGAACTGGCAAATCGCAGTTGATTGCCAACCTGATTGCAGATTTTACTTCAAGAGGAAAAAAAGTTTTGGTTGTCTGCCAGAAACGAGTTGCCCTTGATACGGTTTTTCAACGCTTACAAAAAGCAGATTTGACTGATTTTGTGGCCCTAATTCATGATTTTAAGAATGACCGCAAAGCTTTGTTCGAAAAAATAACGAATCAAATTGAGCAAGTTGACAACTATCAAAAAAAGAATAAAAGCCTCGATGCTATTTTTTTGGAGCGGAATTTTGCCCATACCAGTCGAAGAATTGATAAACTTTCGGAAGAACTACAAAACTTCAAAAATGCCCTTTTTGATGAATCAATCTGTGGGATTTCGGTCAAAGAACTTTATCTAACCAGTAAAACAACAAACCCTTATATCGACCTTGCACAAAAGTATAAGGTATTTCATTTCAACGAATTAGCCGATTTTGAAAGTAGGCTCAAACGCTGTTTTCAATATGAAAACAAGCTCCAATCGAGCAAAGATTATGATTTTTGGGCAAGCCGAGTTTCGTTCGCCAACTTTACCTTCACCGATATTCCTAAAATAAAAAATGCTATTGATGAAGTAGTTGATTTTCAAGCGAAAAATTTTAGCTCTTATTCGGTATTAGAACTAAATCAATTCGATGAAAATATCGTAAAACAATTCTCGGAATTATTTATTAGTCAGGAGGTTATCCATATATTCGAAGTAATAAAAAAAGAAAAGAAACCATTAAGTAATCGACAATTTGACCTCAATAAAATAAACTACGAGCTAAGCGAACTCGCAAAAAATCATTGGATAGAAACATTTCTGCCTTACGAACTGCTCTTTGCTAAAAAAATACAAGTTGAGCAAGCTTTCGCTGCCAGTAAATCAGGGCTGAGCTGGTTTTCTTGGAAGATGTTTTCTAAAGACAAAAGAGAAGTTGAAGCTTTACTTTACCAAAATAGGCTTTCGCTTCAAAGTCATGATTTGGAAGTACTCATCCAGAAAATTAATAATCGAATTGCCTTTGAAAATATACGAGAGAAATTAGCAAAAAAAACGATTGATATTGACCCCAAAGATGATTTTGCAAGTATCAACGAACATTTAGAAGATTATATTCTAGCTGATAAAGCTTATGCCCTTTATACAACTCACGAGTATTTACAAACAGATACTTTTTCTTTAGAATTTTATCAAAAACTCATTGGGTTAATCATTGAAACCAAGCAAAAACTGCCCCAATGGCGGGTATTTTTGAACGATATACAATTGAGTCAACTCCAAGCTGGCTTTAGACCTGATTTAAACAATTTCCAGCTTTTTGATTACCTGCAAGAAGCTGATAGCTTAAAAAATAGTTTTGGTCATACCGAATTAGAGATTATCGAACAACTCAAACCTTTTGCCGAAACTGCCAACGAAGTTTTTCAGAATTCATTACGATTAGCTTGGATGGAACATATTGAAAAGCTTTACCCGATTTTGAGAAGTGTTAGTTCGCTAAAAATGGAACAAATGGAGGTGGAACTTCAAGAAGCGGTCATACAAAAACAAGCTTTAAGTCAAGAAATTGTTCTATTAAAACTACGCGAACAAACCTATAAAGACCTTATAATTAATCGTTTGCAAAATGTAGTTAGTTACCGAGAATTATTGCATCAAACCACAAAAAAGCGAAAACTTTGGTCTGTTAGAAAGCTTTTAGAAAACTATTCTGACGAGTTATTCAAGCTAATTCCGTGCTGGATGGCTTCTCCCGAATCAGTTTCGGCAATGTTTGAATTGAAAGAAGGTTTATTCGACTTGGTGATTTTTGATGAAGCCTCTCAATGCTTTGCCGAATATGGTATTCCTGCCATTTTTAGAGGCAAGCAAGTGGTGATTGCGGGCGATTCAAAACAGCTACAACCCAATGATTTGTATCAAATTCGCTACGAAGAAGACCTGAGTGATGAGCCCATTCTTGAAATTGATTCTCTGCTCGATTTAGCGTCACAATACCTTCCACAAGTATTATTGATGGGGCATTATCGTAGTAAATCGCTCGATTTAATTGGCTTTTCAAATCAACATTTCTATAAGAACACACTAAACTTATTACCTCATTATCAGGAAATAAACAAGAAAGAACCAGCCATTCAATTCGTAAAAGTTAATGGCATTTGGGAGAAAAACACGAATGAGCAAGAAGCCATCAAGGTAGTAGAGTTAATCAAGAATTTTCAACAAACAACAGTAACTAAGAGCATTGGCGTGGTGACTTTTAACCACCGCCAAGCAGATTTGATTGATACCATAGCTTGGAAAAATCAAGTCGATATGCATCAGGTTTTGGTGAAAAATATCGAAAATATTCAAGGAGATGAGTTTGATATTGTTATTTTCTCAGTAGGTTACGCTCCTGATACTTCTGGCAGATTATTGATGAATTTCGGGAGTTTAAATCAAATTGGGGGTGAAAATAGACTAAATGTGGCAGTTACGCGTGCCCGAGAAAACATCTATGTAATTAGTAGTATTTTACCTGCCCAGCTTAATGTAGAAAATGCCCAAAACGAAGGGCCCAAACTCTTAAAAAAGTATTTATCATACGCTCTTGCTATTTCTAATGGAGAATTTCTCCATCAATCTATTTTACCGAATAAATTTCGCTTGGATTGGTTTTTAAAAGAACAATTAAAAAAACGTAATAATCAGTATATCAGCGAATTACCTTTTGCAGATTTGACCGTAAAAAAAGAAAATGGCACTTATGAATCCTTGATTTTGACCGACGACGATTTGTATTTTGAAGGCATTTCTCCGAAAGAATCGCATGCTTATCTACCGATTAATTTACAAGCAAAAGGTTGGAAGTTTGAGCGACTTTGGAGTAGGAATTTTGTGGAGAAATAA
- a CDS encoding CvpA family protein has translation MNVLDLFFILPLLYGAYRGYQKGLFIEIIGVAAFVVAIVIGFKFLGFGMNMIAPVIGESLANRFLPYLSFTLIFFPSIFFINKMGWMLRRALRFTILGTIDGFAGALVGVFTWIFGISTLLWLMSSIDVNLPKKLREESLTYPVVKKVAPTVISKVSDWIPTGGNMIKEWTKRGEDKEKSKETEEK, from the coding sequence ATGAACGTGCTTGACTTATTTTTTATCCTTCCACTACTTTATGGTGCTTATAGAGGTTACCAAAAAGGACTTTTTATTGAAATTATTGGGGTAGCAGCATTTGTGGTAGCTATTGTTATTGGGTTTAAGTTTTTGGGCTTTGGCATGAATATGATAGCCCCAGTTATTGGCGAAAGTTTAGCTAACCGATTTTTGCCTTATTTGAGTTTTACTTTAATATTTTTTCCATCTATTTTCTTCATTAATAAAATGGGTTGGATGCTTCGTAGGGCCTTACGATTTACGATTTTAGGAACCATAGATGGCTTTGCTGGAGCTTTGGTAGGGGTTTTTACATGGATTTTTGGTATTAGCACACTGCTGTGGTTAATGAGTAGTATTGATGTAAATTTACCCAAGAAACTAAGAGAGGAATCGCTTACTTATCCAGTGGTTAAGAAGGTAGCCCCAACGGTTATCTCAAAGGTCTCCGATTGGATTCCTACTGGCGGAAATATGATTAAGGAATGGACAAAACGAGGAGAAGACAAGGAGAAAAGCAAAGAAACTGAAGAAAAATAG
- a CDS encoding M16 family metallopeptidase → MLNYYRTLQLKQLSVMMLLGLLFVNGDAFAQKKEKNKGKVSATEEKAPIPDPVKVTSVEGITEYVLGNGLRVLLFPDPSKQTATVNITYMVGSRHEGYGETGMAHLLEHMVFKGSTKHPNIPQELTDHGARPNGTTWLDRTNYFETFAATEENLRWALDLESDRMVNSFIKKEDLEKEFSVVRNEFEMGENDPESVLSERVISTAYLWHNYGNSTIGSREDIERVPIDNLQAFYKKYYQPDNAILLVAGKIDEAKTLKMINEYFGSIPRPTRKLQPTYTVEPVQDGERSVTLRRVGDIQAIGVAYHICSNSHPDYPALDVLQGILASEPSGKLYKALVETKLASSLYAYSFTNRDPTFFYIGLSLLKEKNLEETKKTLVSMLDGIGTMEFTKEEVERAKNEALKGLELTLRNSERVGLQLSEYMGAGDWRLIYIYRDALEKITVDDVKRVAKYYFKPSNRTIGVFLPEEAPDRVKVPESPDVDALVKNYKGRAVVAQGEAFDPSPANIENRTKRGQESNGLEYALLPKSTRGNTVRANITLRIGDEQSLQNKATISQYTASMLNKGTKNLTRQQIKDTLDKLKSQVNVFGGGNNVNVSIESSKDNLPKALAIVTEILRNPSFDEKEFETMKTERLAQVEAQKSDPQALAFTAFQRTMNPYPKSDVRYVPTIEEDIENNKNVKLEDLKKFYNDFYGASAATISVVGDFDETAIRKVISNNFGTWKSPMPFKRIQAVYQDISPSNNAIKTPDKANALFLAGQNLPLQETDADYPALVMANYMLGGGFLSSRLAVRIRQKEGISYGVGSNLNGSPFDKSGSFMTYAIYAPENAEKLEKAFFEEIEKVVTEGFTADELKAAKSGWLQSRSVSRSQDNELSSRLNNYLYYDRTLAFDADFEKKVDSLTPEQVNSAIKKYINPKKISIVKAGDFDKKVGNPAAPSVGGVGGSSKN, encoded by the coding sequence ATGTTAAACTATTACCGAACCCTCCAATTGAAGCAACTATCAGTAATGATGCTTCTTGGACTTCTATTTGTCAATGGCGATGCTTTCGCTCAAAAAAAAGAAAAAAACAAAGGGAAAGTAAGTGCTACCGAAGAAAAAGCCCCAATTCCTGACCCAGTAAAGGTTACATCGGTTGAAGGTATCACGGAATATGTCTTGGGCAATGGCCTTAGAGTATTGCTTTTTCCTGACCCTTCGAAACAAACAGCTACCGTAAATATCACTTATATGGTGGGCTCTCGCCACGAAGGCTACGGCGAAACGGGTATGGCACACTTGCTGGAGCACATGGTATTTAAAGGTTCTACCAAGCACCCAAATATTCCGCAGGAATTGACCGACCACGGTGCAAGACCCAACGGCACTACTTGGCTCGACCGAACAAATTATTTCGAGACATTTGCTGCAACTGAAGAAAACTTACGTTGGGCCTTAGACCTAGAGTCTGACCGTATGGTGAATTCATTTATTAAGAAAGAAGACCTTGAAAAAGAGTTTTCGGTTGTAAGAAATGAGTTTGAAATGGGCGAAAATGACCCAGAAAGTGTATTGAGCGAACGTGTTATTTCAACGGCTTATTTATGGCATAACTACGGAAACTCAACAATTGGTTCACGTGAAGATATTGAGCGAGTGCCAATTGATAATTTGCAGGCATTCTACAAAAAATATTATCAGCCAGATAACGCAATTTTATTAGTTGCTGGAAAAATCGACGAGGCTAAAACCTTGAAGATGATTAACGAGTATTTTGGGTCAATTCCACGCCCAACGCGTAAGTTGCAACCTACTTATACGGTTGAACCAGTTCAAGATGGCGAACGCTCTGTTACGCTTCGTCGTGTAGGCGATATCCAAGCTATTGGAGTAGCGTATCATATTTGTTCAAATAGTCATCCAGATTATCCTGCTTTAGATGTTTTACAGGGAATTTTAGCCAGTGAGCCTTCTGGAAAGCTCTATAAGGCATTGGTTGAAACCAAATTAGCTTCAAGCCTTTATGCTTATTCTTTTACAAACCGTGACCCTACTTTTTTTTATATTGGTTTAAGTTTATTGAAAGAGAAAAATTTAGAGGAAACCAAGAAAACCTTAGTTTCAATGCTTGATGGCATTGGCACTATGGAGTTTACAAAAGAAGAAGTAGAACGTGCGAAAAACGAAGCATTGAAAGGCTTAGAACTTACGCTTCGTAATAGCGAGCGTGTAGGTTTACAATTGAGCGAGTATATGGGTGCGGGCGATTGGCGTTTGATTTATATTTACCGCGATGCATTAGAGAAAATTACGGTTGATGATGTGAAACGGGTAGCAAAATATTATTTCAAACCATCGAATCGTACGATTGGGGTATTTCTTCCAGAAGAAGCTCCTGACCGAGTAAAAGTGCCAGAATCACCAGATGTAGATGCTTTAGTGAAAAACTATAAAGGCCGTGCAGTTGTGGCACAAGGCGAAGCTTTTGACCCATCGCCCGCTAATATCGAAAATCGTACCAAACGTGGGCAAGAATCTAATGGTTTGGAGTATGCTTTATTGCCAAAATCTACTCGTGGAAATACCGTAAGAGCAAATATTACGCTACGTATTGGTGATGAGCAAAGTTTACAAAACAAAGCAACAATTTCGCAATATACTGCTTCGATGCTCAATAAAGGGACTAAAAATCTTACTCGCCAACAAATAAAAGATACGCTAGATAAGCTAAAGTCGCAAGTAAATGTTTTTGGTGGTGGAAATAATGTGAATGTAAGTATTGAATCTTCAAAAGATAACTTACCAAAAGCATTAGCCATCGTAACGGAAATTCTACGAAACCCATCTTTTGATGAGAAAGAATTTGAAACTATGAAAACCGAGCGTTTGGCACAAGTAGAAGCACAAAAAAGTGACCCGCAAGCTTTAGCATTTACGGCATTCCAACGCACGATGAATCCTTATCCGAAATCAGACGTGCGTTATGTACCAACGATTGAAGAAGATATCGAAAATAATAAAAATGTTAAACTTGAAGACCTTAAGAAATTCTACAATGATTTCTATGGTGCTTCGGCGGCAACCATTTCTGTGGTTGGAGACTTCGATGAAACAGCTATTCGTAAGGTAATTAGTAATAACTTTGGTACTTGGAAATCACCAATGCCATTTAAGCGTATTCAGGCGGTTTACCAAGATATTTCGCCATCAAATAATGCAATCAAAACACCTGATAAAGCAAATGCTCTTTTCTTAGCAGGACAAAACCTCCCACTACAAGAAACTGACGCCGATTATCCCGCTTTGGTAATGGCAAATTATATGTTAGGTGGAGGATTTTTGAGCTCACGTTTGGCGGTTAGAATTCGTCAGAAAGAAGGCATTAGCTACGGAGTTGGCTCAAACCTCAACGGAAGCCCATTCGATAAGTCGGGCAGTTTCATGACTTATGCGATTTACGCCCCAGAAAATGCAGAAAAACTTGAAAAAGCTTTCTTCGAGGAAATCGAAAAAGTGGTTACCGAAGGTTTCACCGCCGATGAATTGAAAGCTGCCAAATCAGGTTGGTTGCAAAGCCGTAGTGTATCTCGTTCACAAGATAACGAATTATCAAGCCGTTTGAATAATTACCTTTACTACGACCGAACACTAGCCTTTGATGCAGATTTCGAGAAAAAGGTAGATTCACTAACGCCAGAGCAAGTAAATAGTGCGATTAAGAAATACATTAACCCTAAGAAAATATCAATCGTAAAAGCTGGCGATTTTGATAAAAAAGTGGGTAATCCTGCCGCTCCTTCAGTAGGAGGTGTAGGTGGAAGTAGCAAGAATTAA
- a CDS encoding metallophosphoesterase family protein, whose amino-acid sequence MSQLTKNIGEISGKILVFGGIYSNYQSLEELRRIADEAQIPPQNIICTGDIVGYCASPSECIDFVEDWGIWAIQGNVEQNLINETEDCGCNFEEGSRCDIFSKQWFPFAVMQMTERNLNFLAQLPERLTFEYAKQKIEVIHGSYEHISEFIFRSTDWAVKAYNFSKTNANVVLAGHCGLPFGQEKAGKYWLNAGVIGMPANDGTPRVWYLILDDADGQFSYKFHNYEYESFEANQLMLENGLPYSYSETLLTGIWDNNEILPDEETALQGIPIEF is encoded by the coding sequence TTGAGTCAGTTAACTAAAAATATTGGAGAAATAAGCGGAAAAATTTTGGTTTTTGGAGGTATTTACTCCAATTACCAATCACTGGAAGAACTTCGTCGAATTGCTGATGAGGCTCAAATTCCACCACAAAATATTATTTGCACTGGTGATATTGTGGGCTATTGTGCTTCTCCGAGCGAATGTATTGATTTTGTGGAAGATTGGGGTATTTGGGCTATTCAGGGAAATGTAGAGCAAAACTTAATCAATGAGACGGAGGATTGTGGCTGTAATTTTGAGGAAGGCAGTAGATGTGATATCTTTTCGAAACAATGGTTCCCGTTCGCGGTCATGCAAATGACTGAACGTAACCTTAATTTTCTTGCTCAACTTCCAGAAAGACTCACTTTTGAATATGCCAAACAAAAAATTGAAGTAATTCATGGCTCTTATGAGCATATTTCGGAGTTTATCTTTCGCTCTACCGATTGGGCCGTAAAAGCTTACAATTTCTCAAAAACTAATGCCAATGTAGTTTTAGCAGGGCATTGTGGCTTACCATTCGGGCAAGAAAAAGCTGGTAAATATTGGCTCAACGCAGGGGTGATTGGAATGCCGGCCAATGATGGTACGCCCCGCGTATGGTATTTGATTTTGGATGATGCTGATGGACAGTTTTCATATAAATTTCACAATTATGAATATGAATCTTTTGAGGCAAATCAATTGATGCTTGAAAATGGCTTACCCTATTCATATTCTGAAACACTCTTGACTGGTATTTGGGATAATAATGAAATCTTACCTGATGAGGAAACCGCTCTTCAAGGAATACCGATTGAATTTTAA
- the mscL gene encoding large conductance mechanosensitive channel protein MscL has product MVEKIKVFLMRGNIIDLATGVVIGTAFQKIISAMIDKIFMPFVGVLVGGVNLKDRYAEILTVKIGWGEALQSTFDFVVVGTILYFFLKALGQNTEAKPQADDLLIEIRDELRKLNAKK; this is encoded by the coding sequence ATGGTGGAGAAAATCAAGGTTTTTTTGATGCGTGGCAACATTATCGACCTCGCAACGGGAGTGGTGATTGGTACTGCTTTTCAGAAGATAATCTCGGCAATGATAGATAAAATCTTTATGCCATTCGTAGGCGTTTTAGTCGGTGGAGTAAATCTGAAAGATAGATACGCAGAAATATTAACCGTAAAAATTGGCTGGGGAGAAGCTCTTCAATCTACTTTCGATTTTGTAGTTGTAGGTACAATTCTCTACTTTTTTCTTAAAGCCCTCGGGCAAAACACCGAAGCAAAACCACAAGCAGATGATTTACTGATTGAAATTCGTGATGAACTTAGAAAACTAAATGCAAAAAAATAA
- a CDS encoding TerC/Alx family metal homeostasis membrane protein, with protein sequence MNFSNETIFFTCFSIFVGLVMAFDLGAFSKSNSHKVSFKEAGLWSAVWVALAVGFFFFLRQYGYLIHDISDASHLESVRLKYYDKLKLPTDFNAALQAFENSMAIDYLTGYLTEYSLSVDNIFVFILIFSSFGVHEKFYKKVLVWGILGSIVLRFIFIFIGAALIQEFEWILFIFGGFLVYTGLKIFFSKEEEEEKIEPAKHPVVKAASKIFNVYKRNVTDNFFIYHKHYKKWYITPLFLVMLVIAGTDVVFAVDSIPAIFSITKDPYIVFFSNVFAIMGLRSMFFFLSSIMGLFRYLPLGLGVLLTFIGAKMLLHHQMEGLGFTNTHSLLVIVGILATSILASMIIPENKEA encoded by the coding sequence ATGAATTTTTCAAACGAAACAATATTTTTCACCTGTTTTTCGATTTTTGTGGGTTTAGTGATGGCCTTCGATTTAGGAGCATTTAGCAAGTCGAATAGCCATAAAGTTAGTTTTAAAGAAGCAGGGCTTTGGAGTGCGGTTTGGGTAGCTTTAGCGGTTGGCTTTTTCTTTTTCTTACGCCAATATGGATATTTGATTCACGATATTAGTGATGCTTCACACCTCGAGTCTGTTAGGTTAAAGTATTATGATAAACTGAAATTACCTACTGATTTTAATGCCGCTTTACAAGCTTTTGAAAATAGCATGGCTATTGATTACCTGACGGGTTATTTAACTGAATATTCGCTTTCTGTTGATAATATTTTTGTGTTTATTCTTATCTTTAGTTCGTTTGGTGTACATGAGAAATTCTACAAAAAAGTATTGGTTTGGGGAATTTTAGGCTCAATAGTTTTGCGTTTTATTTTTATCTTTATCGGTGCGGCCTTGATTCAAGAATTTGAGTGGATTCTCTTCATTTTTGGTGGATTTTTGGTTTATACGGGACTAAAAATATTTTTTAGTAAAGAAGAGGAAGAAGAGAAAATTGAGCCTGCAAAGCACCCAGTTGTAAAAGCAGCATCAAAAATATTTAATGTTTACAAACGTAATGTAACAGATAATTTCTTTATTTATCACAAGCACTACAAAAAATGGTATATCACGCCACTTTTCTTGGTCATGCTCGTGATTGCAGGCACTGATGTTGTTTTTGCAGTAGATTCTATTCCAGCGATTTTCTCGATTACAAAAGACCCATACATCGTATTTTTCTCTAATGTTTTTGCTATTATGGGACTTCGCTCGATGTTCTTTTTCTTATCGAGTATTATGGGCTTATTCCGTTATTTGCCTTTAGGATTGGGCGTATTGCTTACATTTATCGGTGCAAAAATGCTTTTACACCACCAAATGGAAGGCCTTGGGTTTACAAATACCCATTCATTGCTCGTCATTGTAGGTATATTAGCTACGAGTATCTTGGCTTCTATGATTATTCCTGAAAACAAAGAAGCTTAA
- a CDS encoding glycosyltransferase family 2 protein, protein MYNGKKVVIVMPAYRASLTLERTYKEIPFDIVDEVILVDDYSPDNTSEVAKNIGIQHVIRHDNNKGYGGNQKTCYNKALEIGADIVVMVHPDYQYTPKLIRAMVSIIGEDLYPVVFGSRILGKGALKGGMPIYKYIANRFLTLTQNILMNQKLSEYHTGYRAFSREVLEAVPFKKCDDDFIFDNEMIAQIFAKGFEIAEVTCPTKYFDEASSINFVRSSKYGLGVLWVSFRYCLSNLGLWKWDLLK, encoded by the coding sequence ATGTATAATGGTAAAAAAGTAGTCATCGTAATGCCAGCCTATCGTGCATCTTTGACTCTTGAACGTACTTACAAAGAAATTCCCTTTGATATTGTTGACGAAGTAATTTTAGTTGATGATTATAGCCCTGACAACACCTCAGAAGTAGCCAAAAACATTGGTATTCAACACGTTATTCGTCATGACAATAATAAAGGATATGGCGGCAACCAAAAAACTTGCTACAATAAAGCCCTTGAAATTGGAGCAGATATTGTCGTGATGGTACATCCAGATTATCAATATACTCCAAAACTAATCAGAGCTATGGTGAGTATTATTGGTGAAGACCTATATCCAGTAGTTTTTGGTTCAAGAATTTTGGGTAAAGGTGCTTTGAAGGGCGGAATGCCAATTTATAAATACATTGCTAACCGTTTTCTTACACTTACGCAAAATATTTTGATGAATCAAAAGCTTTCAGAGTATCATACGGGTTATCGTGCATTCTCACGTGAGGTACTTGAGGCCGTTCCATTCAAAAAATGTGATGATGATTTTATTTTCGATAATGAAATGATTGCCCAAATTTTTGCCAAAGGCTTTGAAATTGCTGAGGTTACTTGTCCAACTAAATATTTCGATGAAGCTTCTTCTATCAATTTTGTTAGAAGTTCAAAATACGGTTTAGGCGTTTTATGGGTTTCATTTCGCTATTGCCTATCTAATTTAGGTCTATGGAAATGGGATTTGCTTAAATAA